ATTCCCCAATTAATCACAACATTTTTTTTACTAGGTTCAGTATACTACAATAAAACAAAAAACGGTTTAAGTTTCATCTTAAACCGTTTTTGTTACTATACTCTATTTAAAGTTTAATCTTTTTTATATAATATGGTTTTTGTCCTAAATCCTCGGCTCCTGTAAAAGCCGGAGCTTTATAAAGTTGATTTATTACTATATATAACCAACCATCATTACTTACAGCAACATTATCAGCCCAATCAATAGATGCATCTCTTATTAAAGGCTTTAGCTCGCCCGATGCTGTTAGAATATCAATTCCATGTTCTTGTAAATTAGTAAAGTAGTGATTACCTTTTGAATCTGTTGCAGCACCATCTGAAATAGGCTTTTTTCCTACTACTTGAATTGCTTCTGAAATTTCTTCATCCTCTTTTCCTTCTCTAAACAATTCAGCTGAGACACTGTACCATTTGGTTCCATTCATAGCTCCATAAAAAAGTGTATTTCTATCGTTACTCATTGTAATTGGATTAACAGCAACTCGTGCAGGTGCCCCACCGAAATTGATAACATTATTATTAATAATCATATCAATATCTTCTGATTGAACAGATTCGTGAGCAAAACGTCTTACAGTTTTATTTTTTGTATCAACAGCTAAAATTCCAGGATTAGCAATATCTGCAAGATAAACCCAACCATTTTTTTCGTCAACAGCTAAATCTTGAATAAAACTTCCTTTTGGTGTAATACCCTCAGGAAAATCAAATCTAAAAATTTCTTTTCTTGACGAAATATCAAAAGCAAATAAGCGCGTCATTCCCAAATTCTGACCCATATCAATTATCCATAAGACATTATTTTTATCAATTCGAATTCCTAAAGGAGTATCAATCTTACTATCATTAGCTTCTCCTCCATTTTTCTGATAATCTTCATTTGGAAATGGGTGTTTAGAATTATCAACTATTTCTAATAATTGAAATGAAGAATTATCAAGTGGATGCATGGTAGTAAATATTCTTCCATCACTACTTACAGCAACATTTCCAGGACGACTCTCAAATTCTGCAACTATTTGTAAAATGTTATCACTCTTTTCAACACTTTGATCTTTATTCGTTATAGCGTTTTTCTCTTTTTTATCGGGTGATTTGCACATGAAAATGGTTAGCGCAAATACAACAATTGTAATTAGGTTTTTCATTTTTAAATTGTTTTAAATAATTTCATCAATAGCCATTATTTACTTAATTCTTAATAACTATAAAAAATATAGTTACAAAATTAAATATAGTAATCAAGGTCTGCAATAACGGTCATAAATGATAGTACAATTAATATCCTGTTTTAGTTTTTAAAAATAAAAATGTAACATTTTTTAATTGTTGCATCTAAAGGAAAACTAAAACATAGAAATCATGAAAAATATCATTTACATTCTAACTTTCTTTTTAATTACTTCTGTACAAGCACAAAAAGAAAACCAACCAATTTATGCCCAAGTTTCAGGAAAAGGAAAACCAATTCTTTTACTTCCCGGATTTACTGTTCCTGGAGATAGTTGGCAACCGATTGTAAAAGAACTTGAAGCAAATTACGAATGTCATGTAATTACTTTAGCTGGATTTGGTGGAAAAAAAGCTATAGAGTTTCCTTGGTTGCCAAAAGTTAACGAAGCATTAGAAAATTATATTTCTAAGAATAACTTAAAAGACATTACTGTTATTGGTCATAGTTTAGGTGGAACAATTGCAGCTTGGCTTGCTAGTAGAGAAAAAAATGATATCGAAAAAATTATTTTAGTTGATGCTTTGCCTGCCGCT
This genomic window from Tenacibaculum sp. 190524A05c contains:
- a CDS encoding L-dopachrome tautomerase-related protein, coding for MKNLITIVVFALTIFMCKSPDKKEKNAITNKDQSVEKSDNILQIVAEFESRPGNVAVSSDGRIFTTMHPLDNSSFQLLEIVDNSKHPFPNEDYQKNGGEANDSKIDTPLGIRIDKNNVLWIIDMGQNLGMTRLFAFDISSRKEIFRFDFPEGITPKGSFIQDLAVDEKNGWVYLADIANPGILAVDTKNKTVRRFAHESVQSEDIDMIINNNVINFGGAPARVAVNPITMSNDRNTLFYGAMNGTKWYSVSAELFREGKEDEEISEAIQVVGKKPISDGAATDSKGNHYFTNLQEHGIDILTASGELKPLIRDASIDWADNVAVSNDGWLYIVINQLYKAPAFTGAEDLGQKPYYIKKIKL